A window from Halococcus salifodinae DSM 8989 encodes these proteins:
- the hemL gene encoding glutamate-1-semialdehyde 2,1-aminomutase: protein MNRSTSRDLYDRALDVLPGGVNSSVRATRPYPAFVERGDGGHVIDADGNRYIDYVMGYGPLLLGHDLPESVQAAVQSTLSEGPMYGAPTEIEVELAEFVARHVPSVEMCRFVNSGTEATVSAVRLARGYTGRKKIVVMQGGYHGAQESTLVEGSPDDPRPSSPGVPQSFAQHTIPVPFNDQEAIEAVFEAHGDEIAAVLTEPLLGNTASVLPVEGYHERLRELCDESGALLIFDEVMTGFRVGGLQCAQGKLGVKPDLTTFAKIVGGGFPAGAIGGPAEIIESFTPAGDVFQSGTFSGHPVAMAAGLETLRYAAENDVYDHVNRLGEKLRTGLTEITEDRAPGYTVLGTDSMFKLVFTRGDAAAPGPACEAGCRQDPDCDRFDRCPKTGADVEQSETERWERLFRPAMLDEGIFLTANQMESQFVSDAHTDADIEETLEAYKAYFE, encoded by the coding sequence ATGAACCGCTCGACCTCGCGCGATCTTTACGACCGCGCGCTCGACGTGCTGCCCGGCGGCGTGAACTCCTCGGTCCGCGCAACCCGACCCTACCCGGCGTTCGTCGAGCGCGGCGACGGGGGCCACGTCATCGACGCCGACGGCAATCGCTACATCGACTACGTGATGGGCTACGGGCCGCTCCTGCTCGGTCACGATCTCCCCGAGTCGGTCCAGGCGGCGGTGCAGTCAACGCTGAGCGAGGGCCCGATGTACGGCGCACCGACCGAGATCGAGGTCGAACTCGCGGAGTTCGTCGCCCGCCACGTCCCGAGCGTCGAGATGTGCCGGTTCGTCAACAGTGGGACGGAAGCCACCGTCTCCGCCGTGCGACTCGCCCGCGGGTACACCGGCCGCAAGAAGATCGTGGTGATGCAAGGCGGCTATCACGGCGCACAGGAGTCCACGCTGGTCGAGGGCTCGCCCGACGATCCACGGCCGTCCTCGCCCGGCGTCCCACAATCATTCGCCCAGCACACGATTCCGGTTCCGTTCAACGATCAAGAGGCGATCGAAGCGGTCTTCGAGGCCCACGGCGACGAGATCGCCGCGGTCCTGACTGAACCGCTGCTCGGCAACACCGCGAGCGTGCTGCCCGTCGAAGGCTACCACGAGCGCCTGCGCGAACTCTGTGACGAGTCCGGCGCGCTCCTGATCTTCGACGAAGTGATGACGGGCTTCCGTGTCGGCGGGCTCCAGTGCGCTCAGGGGAAACTCGGTGTGAAACCCGACCTCACCACGTTCGCGAAGATCGTCGGCGGCGGGTTCCCAGCGGGCGCGATCGGCGGCCCCGCCGAGATCATCGAATCGTTCACGCCCGCCGGCGACGTGTTCCAGTCGGGCACGTTCTCGGGCCACCCGGTCGCGATGGCTGCCGGGCTCGAAACTCTCAGATATGCTGCCGAAAACGACGTCTACGACCACGTGAATCGGCTGGGCGAGAAGCTCCGGACCGGACTCACGGAGATCACCGAGGACCGCGCGCCCGGCTACACCGTCCTCGGCACCGACAGCATGTTCAAACTCGTGTTCACCCGCGGCGACGCCGCCGCCCCTGGCCCGGCGTGCGAGGCGGGCTGCCGTCAGGACCCCGATTGTGACCGATTCGACCGCTGTCCCAAGACCGGTGCTGACGTGGAGCAAAGCGAGACCGAGCGCTGGGAGCGGCTGTTCCGGCCCGCGATGCTCGACGAGGGGATCTTCCTGACCGCGAACCAGATGGAATCCCAGTTCGTGAGCGACGCGCACACCGACGCGGACATCGAGGAAACCCTCGAAGCGTACAAAGCCTACTTCGAGTAG